The following proteins are co-located in the Clavibacter capsici genome:
- a CDS encoding O-acetylhomoserine aminocarboxypropyltransferase/cysteine synthase family protein, whose protein sequence is MVDREYGFRTRAIHAGNIPDATTGARALPIYQSSAFVFDDTADAAARFALQKYGNVYSRLSNPTVASFEERVASLEGGLGAVATASGLSAQYITFASLAGAGDHIVASANLYGGSITQLDVTLRRFGVETTFVQSSDPADYAAAITDRTKLVFAETVANPSGEIADIEGLAAVAHAAGVPLVIDSTIATPYLNRPIEWGADIVIHSATKFLGGHGTTLGGVVVESGLFDWESARFPLLDQPVPSYGGLNWTGNFGEYAFLTRLRAEQLRDIGPSLAPHSAFLLAQGVETLPYRMQAHIDNARAVAEWLDQDPRISAVNWAGLPAHPHHERARKYLPTGPGSVFTFEVAGGRAVGQRFIESVELASHLANIGDAKTLVIHPASTTHAQLSESQLVDAGVLPGIVRISVGIEDVADIIHDLDQALTAATEGAK, encoded by the coding sequence ATGGTCGATCGCGAGTACGGGTTCAGGACGAGGGCGATCCACGCGGGCAACATCCCCGACGCCACCACGGGTGCGCGCGCCCTCCCCATCTACCAGTCGAGCGCGTTCGTCTTCGACGACACCGCCGACGCCGCCGCGCGCTTCGCGCTCCAGAAGTACGGCAACGTCTACTCGCGCCTGTCGAACCCCACGGTCGCGTCGTTCGAGGAGCGCGTCGCGAGCCTCGAGGGCGGCCTCGGCGCGGTCGCCACGGCGAGCGGGCTGAGCGCGCAGTACATCACCTTCGCGTCGCTCGCGGGCGCCGGCGACCACATCGTCGCCTCCGCGAACCTCTACGGCGGATCCATCACCCAGCTCGACGTGACCCTCCGCCGCTTCGGCGTGGAGACCACGTTCGTGCAGTCGAGCGACCCGGCCGACTACGCCGCCGCGATCACCGATCGCACCAAGCTCGTCTTCGCGGAGACGGTCGCGAACCCGTCGGGCGAGATCGCCGACATCGAGGGGCTCGCCGCCGTCGCGCACGCCGCGGGCGTCCCGCTCGTCATCGACTCGACCATCGCGACCCCGTACCTCAACCGGCCCATCGAGTGGGGCGCGGACATCGTCATCCACTCGGCCACCAAGTTCCTCGGCGGGCACGGCACGACGCTCGGCGGCGTGGTCGTCGAGTCGGGCCTCTTCGACTGGGAGAGCGCGCGCTTCCCGCTCCTCGACCAGCCCGTGCCGAGCTACGGCGGCCTCAACTGGACCGGCAACTTCGGCGAGTACGCGTTCCTCACGCGGCTCCGCGCCGAGCAGCTCCGCGACATCGGCCCGTCGCTCGCGCCGCACTCCGCGTTCCTCCTCGCGCAGGGCGTCGAGACGCTCCCGTACCGGATGCAGGCGCACATCGACAACGCGCGGGCCGTCGCCGAGTGGCTGGATCAGGATCCGCGCATCTCCGCGGTCAACTGGGCCGGCCTCCCCGCGCACCCCCACCACGAGCGGGCGCGCAAGTACCTGCCGACGGGGCCCGGATCCGTGTTCACGTTCGAGGTCGCGGGCGGACGCGCGGTGGGCCAGCGCTTCATCGAGTCGGTCGAGCTCGCGAGCCACCTCGCCAACATCGGCGACGCGAAGACCCTCGTCATCCACCCGGCCTCCACGACCCACGCGCAGCTGAGCGAGTCGCAGCTGGTCGACGCGGGCGTGCTGCCCGGCATCGTCCGCATCAGCGTCGGCATCGAGGACGTCGCCGACATCATCCACGACCTGGACCAGGCGCTGACCGCCGCCACGGAGGGAGCGAAGTGA
- a CDS encoding CoA-binding protein translates to MPRSSPLAALLRSERTWTGPSAKERQAILRRAKSVAIVGASPNPARSSYFVGTYLQQSSDYRVYFVNPNATEILGQKAYPDLASLPEVPDIVDVFRKASDIPSVVDDVVAVGAPVIWVQLGIWNQEAAVDAEARGLTVVMDRCVKVEHARFHGGLHLLGFDTGVISSRKATA, encoded by the coding sequence ATCCCGCGCTCCAGCCCGCTCGCCGCCCTCCTGCGCTCCGAGCGCACGTGGACCGGCCCGAGCGCGAAGGAGCGCCAGGCGATCCTCCGCCGCGCGAAGTCCGTCGCGATCGTGGGCGCCTCGCCGAACCCCGCCCGGTCCAGCTACTTCGTCGGCACCTACCTCCAGCAGTCGAGCGACTACCGCGTCTACTTCGTGAACCCGAACGCCACCGAGATCCTCGGGCAGAAGGCGTACCCCGACCTCGCGTCGCTGCCCGAGGTGCCCGACATCGTCGACGTGTTCCGGAAGGCGAGCGACATCCCGTCCGTGGTGGACGACGTGGTCGCCGTCGGCGCGCCCGTCATCTGGGTGCAGCTCGGCATCTGGAACCAGGAGGCGGCGGTGGATGCGGAGGCCCGCGGCCTCACGGTGGTCATGGACCGATGCGTCAAGGTCGAGCACGCGCGCTTCCACGGCGGCCTGCACCTGCTCGGCTTCGACACGGGCGTCATCAGCTCGCGGAAGGCGACGGCCTAG
- a CDS encoding DUF427 domain-containing protein — protein MRIPPARRPREIPGEGQESVWDYPRPPRVDPSSEHVVIELGGRIVAETRAAVRVLETSHPPVYYIPSADFAPGVLSSAAGRSWCEYKGEASYLSLTAGAVTAERSAWWYPSPTRGFEVLADMIAVYPSAMDRITVDGIEVEAQEGDFYGGWITPRVVGPFKGAPGTLGW, from the coding sequence ATGCGCATCCCACCTGCCCGTCGTCCCCGCGAGATCCCCGGCGAAGGGCAGGAGTCCGTGTGGGACTACCCGCGTCCGCCGCGCGTGGATCCGTCGTCCGAGCACGTCGTGATCGAGCTCGGCGGCCGGATCGTCGCCGAGACCCGCGCCGCCGTGCGGGTGCTCGAGACCAGCCACCCGCCGGTGTACTACATCCCCTCGGCCGACTTCGCTCCCGGCGTCCTCTCCTCCGCGGCCGGCCGGTCGTGGTGCGAGTACAAGGGCGAGGCGTCGTACCTCTCCCTCACGGCGGGCGCCGTCACGGCCGAGCGGTCCGCGTGGTGGTACCCGTCGCCCACGCGCGGGTTCGAGGTGCTGGCCGACATGATCGCCGTGTACCCCTCGGCGATGGACCGGATCACCGTCGACGGCATCGAGGTCGAGGCGCAGGAGGGCGACTTCTACGGCGGCTGGATCACGCCGCGCGTGGTCGGCCCGTTCAAGGGGGCGCCGGGCACGCTCGGCTGGTGA
- a CDS encoding GlsB/YeaQ/YmgE family stress response membrane protein: protein MGIIGFLVLGLIAGALAKLILPGKQGGGIIVTLILGVVGAFLGGFIGSALFNKPVDGFDLGSLALAIVGAIIVLLVYGAIVGRKKA, encoded by the coding sequence ATGGGCATCATCGGTTTTCTGGTTCTGGGTCTGATCGCCGGAGCGCTCGCCAAGCTGATCCTCCCGGGCAAGCAGGGTGGCGGAATCATCGTCACGCTGATCCTGGGCGTCGTCGGGGCCTTCCTCGGCGGCTTCATCGGCAGCGCGCTGTTCAACAAGCCGGTCGACGGCTTCGACCTCGGCTCGCTCGCGCTCGCCATCGTCGGCGCGATCATCGTCCTGCTGGTCTACGGCGCGATCGTCGGCCGCAAGAAGGCCTAG
- a CDS encoding L-serine ammonia-lyase: MTAYVSALDLFSIGIGPSSSHTVGPMRAALLFAEECRASPRFTEIARVTVRLFGSLGATGLGHGTPDAVVAGLAGLAPETCDPDEVRGRWSGLGEGVDVPLAGIHPVRMVGRDLTFEPFTRLPRHPNAMHLAALDADGGTVLESTWFSVGGGFVLREDQAPSAVLPTGLPHSFSSADELIALAEATGRSIADVARDTEESIHGSRRAVAGLDAIWDAMAACVSSGLDGQGTLPGGLNVRRRAARVASQLATIDAEGARDTSHEWLHAFALAVNEENASGGRVVTAPTNGAAGIIPAVGSYYLRFVPGADRDGIRDFLLTATAIGSLVKANASISGAEAGCQGEVGTACAMAAGALCAVLGGSPRQVENAAEIAMEHHLGLTCDPVGGLVQIPCIERNAIAASTAVNAARMALHGDGTHLVSLDTVIETMRQTGLDMSTKYKETSTGGLAVNVIEC; this comes from the coding sequence ATGACAGCGTACGTCTCGGCACTCGACCTCTTCTCCATCGGGATCGGGCCGTCGAGCTCGCACACCGTCGGCCCCATGCGCGCGGCCCTGCTCTTCGCCGAGGAGTGCCGGGCGTCGCCCCGGTTCACGGAGATCGCGCGCGTCACCGTGCGGCTCTTCGGCTCGCTGGGCGCGACGGGCCTCGGCCACGGGACGCCCGACGCGGTCGTCGCCGGGCTCGCGGGCCTCGCGCCCGAGACGTGCGACCCGGACGAGGTGCGCGGCCGCTGGTCCGGGCTCGGCGAGGGCGTGGACGTGCCCCTGGCGGGGATCCACCCGGTGCGCATGGTGGGCCGCGACCTCACCTTCGAGCCGTTCACCCGGCTCCCCCGGCACCCGAACGCGATGCACCTCGCGGCGCTCGACGCCGACGGCGGCACTGTGCTCGAGAGCACGTGGTTCTCGGTCGGCGGCGGGTTCGTGCTGCGCGAGGACCAGGCGCCGTCCGCCGTGCTGCCCACCGGGCTCCCGCACTCCTTCTCCAGCGCCGACGAGCTGATCGCGCTGGCCGAGGCCACCGGCCGCTCCATCGCGGACGTCGCGCGCGACACCGAGGAGTCGATCCACGGATCCCGCCGCGCGGTCGCCGGCCTCGACGCGATCTGGGACGCCATGGCCGCGTGCGTCTCCTCCGGCCTCGACGGCCAGGGCACGCTGCCGGGCGGCCTCAACGTGCGACGGCGGGCGGCGCGGGTCGCCTCGCAGCTCGCGACCATCGACGCGGAGGGCGCGCGCGACACCAGCCACGAGTGGCTGCACGCGTTCGCGCTCGCGGTCAACGAGGAGAACGCGTCCGGTGGACGGGTCGTGACGGCGCCGACCAACGGCGCGGCCGGCATCATCCCCGCGGTCGGCTCCTACTACCTGCGGTTCGTGCCGGGCGCCGACCGCGACGGGATCCGCGACTTCCTGCTCACCGCCACCGCGATCGGCTCGCTCGTGAAGGCGAACGCCAGCATCTCGGGCGCGGAGGCCGGCTGCCAGGGCGAGGTCGGCACGGCGTGCGCGATGGCGGCCGGCGCCCTGTGCGCGGTGCTCGGCGGATCCCCGCGGCAGGTCGAGAACGCCGCCGAGATCGCGATGGAGCACCACCTCGGCCTCACGTGCGATCCCGTGGGCGGGCTCGTGCAGATCCCGTGCATCGAGCGGAACGCGATCGCCGCCTCCACCGCCGTGAACGCCGCGCGCATGGCGCTGCACGGCGACGGCACGCACCTCGTCTCGCTCGACACCGTGATCGAGACCATGCGGCAGACGGGCCTCGACATGTCCACCAAGTACAAGGAGACGTCCACGGGCGGGCTCGCGGTCAACGTCATCGAGTGCTGA
- a CDS encoding SdpI family protein yields the protein MGVPALLLAVAALLVLGTTQLAAWGALKRNGWIGIRTRPLMASDAAWRAGHRAALPALRGTCLPVAIGGVIGSIAAGAGMNSVASWGSLLLVAGIVWGTFRAGRAARAVTRRSEAGPGSPRGGSAPDHARQ from the coding sequence ATGGGTGTCCCCGCGCTGCTGCTCGCCGTCGCGGCGCTGCTCGTCCTCGGCACCACGCAGCTCGCGGCCTGGGGCGCGCTCAAGCGCAACGGCTGGATCGGGATCCGCACCCGCCCGCTCATGGCGAGCGACGCCGCCTGGCGCGCCGGCCACCGCGCGGCGCTGCCCGCGCTCCGCGGCACCTGCCTGCCCGTCGCGATCGGCGGCGTGATCGGGAGCATCGCGGCCGGCGCGGGCATGAACAGCGTCGCCTCCTGGGGGTCGCTGCTGCTCGTGGCGGGGATCGTCTGGGGCACCTTCCGGGCCGGGCGCGCAGCCAGGGCCGTCACCCGCCGGAGCGAGGCGGGGCCGGGCTCGCCGCGCGGAGGATCAGCGCCGGATCACGCGCGCCAGTAG
- a CDS encoding thioredoxin domain-containing protein, whose product MPNRLADAVSPYLQSHADNPVDWRPWGPEAFAEAARRDVPVLVSVGYATCHWCHVMARETFSDPALAERLNAGFVAIKVDREEHPEVDAALITAAGAFTDQLGWPLNVFTTPEGRTFHAGTYSPPEPRAGHPSFRQVLDAVAEAWTTRRDQVEQGAGQLSAAIREASARGSAASPLPDAAALDRVAGELAAFEDPEHGGFGSAPKFPVAPVVLLLDTLHAAGVLAPERAAATGALVRRTLDAMARSDLRDPVEGGFFRYSTRRDWSEPHYERMLYDNALLLDAYARAGYEDVAAGIVAFLTTTLRRPSGGFASAQDSESTVAGRRVEGGYYALDAAGRAAEDPPAVDGKVLTGWNGLAIGALARAGRAFDRPAWIQAARDAADMLLAEHVRADGSLVRASIDGRVSPAVATLEDHGMLADGLLALALATGEAAYAVRARGIVDALVAAADADPQPGSAGFRVPTGADPVLAGFGLDLASDPSEGAYPSGLTAASSAARVLGQLTADPRYDRAARAALATVAAGGATRPIAFGGALEQAAAIDAAARQLVVVLPDGADAAGDPLADEARGRIRPPDVALVVTETAARAWADAGFELLADRTAGSTATAYLCSGFVCRLPVTTAEALRAQLVPAP is encoded by the coding sequence ATGCCCAACCGCCTCGCCGACGCCGTCAGCCCGTACCTCCAGAGCCACGCGGACAACCCGGTCGACTGGCGGCCGTGGGGTCCCGAGGCGTTCGCGGAGGCCGCGCGGCGCGACGTGCCCGTGCTCGTCTCCGTCGGCTACGCGACCTGCCACTGGTGCCACGTCATGGCGCGCGAGACGTTCTCGGATCCGGCGCTCGCGGAGCGCCTGAACGCCGGGTTCGTCGCCATCAAGGTCGACCGCGAGGAGCACCCGGAGGTGGACGCGGCGCTCATCACCGCGGCCGGTGCCTTCACGGACCAGCTCGGCTGGCCGCTCAACGTGTTCACGACGCCCGAGGGCCGCACCTTCCACGCGGGCACGTACTCGCCGCCCGAGCCGCGCGCCGGCCACCCGTCGTTCCGGCAGGTGCTCGACGCCGTCGCCGAGGCCTGGACCACGCGCCGCGACCAGGTCGAGCAGGGCGCGGGGCAGCTGAGCGCGGCGATCCGCGAGGCCTCGGCGCGCGGATCCGCCGCCTCGCCCCTCCCGGACGCCGCGGCCCTCGACCGGGTCGCCGGCGAGCTCGCCGCGTTCGAGGACCCGGAGCACGGCGGGTTCGGATCCGCGCCGAAGTTCCCCGTCGCACCCGTCGTGCTGCTGCTCGACACGCTCCACGCCGCGGGCGTGCTCGCGCCCGAGCGCGCGGCGGCGACGGGGGCGCTCGTGCGCCGCACCCTCGACGCGATGGCCCGATCCGACCTCCGCGACCCGGTCGAGGGCGGCTTCTTCCGCTACTCCACGCGCCGCGACTGGTCCGAGCCGCACTACGAGCGGATGCTCTACGACAACGCCCTGCTCCTCGACGCGTACGCGCGCGCGGGCTACGAGGACGTCGCGGCCGGGATCGTCGCGTTCCTCACGACCACGCTGCGCCGGCCGTCGGGCGGCTTCGCGTCGGCGCAGGACTCCGAGAGCACGGTCGCCGGTCGGCGCGTCGAGGGCGGGTACTACGCGCTGGACGCGGCGGGCCGCGCGGCCGAGGACCCGCCCGCGGTCGACGGCAAGGTGCTCACCGGCTGGAACGGCCTCGCGATCGGCGCGCTCGCCCGGGCGGGGCGCGCGTTCGACCGGCCCGCGTGGATCCAGGCCGCCCGCGACGCCGCCGACATGCTGCTCGCGGAGCACGTGCGCGCCGACGGGTCCCTGGTGCGCGCCTCCATCGACGGCCGCGTCTCGCCCGCCGTCGCGACGCTCGAGGACCACGGCATGCTCGCCGACGGGCTGCTCGCGCTCGCGCTCGCGACGGGCGAGGCCGCCTACGCGGTGCGCGCCCGCGGCATCGTGGACGCGCTGGTCGCGGCCGCCGACGCCGACCCGCAGCCGGGGTCCGCGGGCTTCCGGGTGCCGACGGGCGCGGATCCCGTGCTCGCCGGCTTCGGCCTCGACCTCGCCTCCGACCCGTCCGAGGGCGCGTACCCGTCCGGCCTCACCGCCGCGTCGTCGGCCGCGCGCGTGCTGGGGCAGCTGACGGCGGATCCGCGGTACGACCGCGCGGCCCGCGCCGCGCTCGCGACGGTGGCGGCGGGCGGCGCGACCCGGCCCATCGCGTTCGGGGGCGCGCTCGAGCAGGCGGCCGCGATCGACGCGGCGGCCCGCCAGCTCGTGGTGGTGCTGCCCGACGGGGCCGACGCGGCGGGCGATCCGCTCGCGGACGAGGCGCGTGGCCGGATCCGCCCGCCCGACGTCGCGCTCGTCGTCACGGAGACGGCGGCCCGGGCCTGGGCCGACGCGGGCTTCGAGCTCCTCGCCGACCGCACGGCCGGATCCACCGCCACCGCCTACCTCTGCTCGGGCTTCGTCTGCCGGCTCCCGGTCACGACGGCGGAGGCGCTCCGCGCGCAGCTGGTGCCGGCGCCCTGA